One region of Micromonospora ureilytica genomic DNA includes:
- a CDS encoding SulP family inorganic anion transporter, with translation MSGAIPVVRERLLGLVPGRADWAAVHRSPRRDLLAGLTVAVVALPLALAFGVTSGLGAQAGLITAVIAGAVAAVFGGSNLQVSGPTGAMTVVLVPVVQQFGATGVLMVGAMAGLVLIALAVARLGRYVRYLPTPVLEGFTAGIAVVIALQQVPAALGVSDAHGEKVWAVAFDAVTRFVVHPQPAALAVAVAVAALMLLGARWRPGLPFSLLGVGAATVLAEVIPVNLVRIGALPQGLPVPSLSFLDLGALGVLLPSALAVAALAALESLLSATVADGMTVGERHDPDRELFGQGLANLAAPLFGGIPATAAIARTAVNVRAGAASKLAALTHAVALAAIVLAAAPLVGRIPLAALAGVLLATTVRMVEAGSLWALARATRGDAIVLVLTFAVTVIWDLVTAVAVGVAVAVVLALRAVARSARLEQVPLDPGEHSAEEYALLTEHIVAYRLDGPLFFAAAHTFLLELSEVTDVRVVILRMSRVTTMDATGAHVLGDAIRRLRGRRITVLLSGITPAHDQVLATLGVADDLRREELLFPDTPAAIQYARTVALSAAGHPAVIPAD, from the coding sequence GTGAGCGGCGCCATCCCGGTGGTCCGAGAGCGGCTCCTCGGGCTGGTGCCCGGCCGGGCCGACTGGGCGGCGGTGCACCGCTCGCCGCGCCGGGACCTACTGGCCGGGCTTACCGTGGCGGTGGTGGCGTTGCCGCTGGCCCTGGCGTTCGGCGTCACCTCCGGGCTGGGCGCCCAGGCCGGGTTGATCACCGCTGTGATCGCCGGTGCGGTGGCCGCTGTCTTCGGCGGCTCCAACCTCCAGGTCTCCGGGCCGACCGGGGCGATGACCGTGGTGCTGGTGCCGGTGGTGCAGCAGTTCGGAGCCACCGGCGTGCTCATGGTCGGAGCGATGGCCGGCCTGGTGCTGATCGCGCTCGCCGTGGCCCGCCTGGGCCGGTACGTCCGCTACCTGCCCACCCCGGTGCTGGAGGGCTTCACCGCTGGCATCGCCGTGGTCATCGCGCTGCAACAGGTGCCCGCCGCCCTCGGCGTCAGCGACGCACACGGGGAAAAGGTCTGGGCCGTCGCCTTCGACGCGGTCACCCGTTTCGTCGTACACCCGCAGCCGGCCGCGCTCGCGGTGGCCGTCGCCGTCGCGGCGCTGATGCTGCTGGGTGCCCGGTGGCGACCCGGCCTGCCGTTCTCGCTGCTCGGCGTGGGGGCCGCCACCGTCCTCGCCGAGGTCATCCCGGTCAATCTGGTCCGAATCGGCGCGCTGCCGCAGGGCCTGCCAGTCCCCTCGCTCAGCTTCCTCGACCTCGGCGCGCTGGGCGTGCTGCTGCCCAGTGCTCTCGCCGTCGCCGCACTCGCCGCCCTGGAGAGCCTGCTCTCCGCCACCGTCGCCGATGGCATGACCGTCGGTGAGCGGCACGACCCGGACCGGGAACTCTTCGGTCAGGGGCTGGCCAACCTGGCCGCGCCGCTCTTCGGCGGCATCCCGGCGACTGCCGCCATCGCCCGCACCGCGGTGAACGTCCGCGCCGGCGCGGCCTCGAAGCTGGCGGCCCTCACCCACGCCGTCGCCCTTGCCGCCATCGTGCTGGCCGCCGCGCCGTTGGTCGGCCGAATCCCGCTCGCCGCCCTTGCTGGCGTACTGCTGGCCACCACCGTCCGCATGGTGGAGGCTGGCTCGCTGTGGGCGCTGGCCCGCGCCACCCGGGGCGACGCGATCGTGCTGGTACTCACCTTCGCCGTCACGGTGATCTGGGACCTCGTTACCGCCGTCGCGGTCGGCGTCGCCGTCGCCGTGGTGCTCGCCCTGCGCGCGGTGGCCCGCAGCGCCCGGCTGGAACAGGTGCCCCTCGACCCAGGGGAACACAGCGCCGAGGAGTACGCGCTGCTCACCGAACACATCGTCGCGTACCGGCTGGACGGGCCGCTCTTCTTCGCTGCGGCCCACACCTTCCTCCTCGAACTCTCCGAGGTCACCGACGTCCGTGTCGTCATCCTGCGGATGTCCCGGGTGACCACAATGGACGCCACCGGTGCGCATGTCCTCGGTGATGCGATCCGGCGGCTACGCGGACGCCGGATCACCGTCCTGCTCTCCGGCATCACCCCCGCACACGACCAGGTGCTGGCCACACTGGGGGTTGCTGACGACCTGCGCCGCGAGGAGTTGCTCTTCCCGGACACGCCCGCCGCCATCCAGTACGCCCGCACCGTCGCACTCTCCGCGGCGGGCCACCCGGCGGTCATACCCGCCGACTGA
- a CDS encoding 2-hydroxyacid dehydrogenase produces MKVWIPHQAGLNLLGELPADVTVEVFEHTDRMPSEAADVRFWVPPFLGGSDATAVLGDLPDLAVVQLLSAGADAWAGRTPPAVTLCDARGVHDPSTAEWVVTAILTQLRAFPAFVRAQAERRWTFAENTPTDELTGKRVLIIGAGSIGTAVRDRLAPFDVSFTLVARTARPEQGVHAVEELPRLLPDADVVVVLVPLTDQTRGLIDKAFLAAMPDGALLVNAARGPVAHTEALVAELGTGRISAALDVTDPEPLPADSPLWTMPNVLLTPHVGGSVRGLLPRAYRLVGDQVRRFAAGQTLINRVVDGY; encoded by the coding sequence GTGAAGGTATGGATTCCGCACCAGGCCGGCCTGAACCTCCTGGGCGAGCTGCCCGCGGACGTGACAGTGGAGGTCTTCGAGCACACCGATCGGATGCCGTCCGAGGCGGCCGACGTCCGCTTCTGGGTGCCGCCGTTCCTGGGTGGCTCGGACGCGACGGCGGTGCTGGGTGACCTGCCCGACCTGGCGGTGGTGCAGTTGCTCTCCGCCGGGGCGGACGCGTGGGCCGGCCGGACACCGCCTGCTGTCACGCTCTGCGATGCCCGGGGCGTGCACGACCCCTCCACCGCCGAGTGGGTCGTCACCGCGATCCTCACCCAGCTGCGGGCGTTCCCGGCGTTCGTCCGCGCGCAGGCCGAGCGGCGCTGGACGTTCGCGGAGAACACCCCGACCGACGAGCTGACCGGCAAGCGGGTGCTCATCATCGGCGCCGGCTCGATCGGCACCGCGGTGCGTGACCGGCTCGCCCCCTTCGACGTGAGCTTCACACTGGTCGCCAGGACAGCCCGCCCGGAGCAGGGCGTGCACGCCGTCGAGGAACTGCCCCGGCTGCTGCCCGACGCGGACGTGGTGGTGGTGCTGGTGCCGCTCACCGACCAGACCCGTGGCCTGATCGACAAGGCGTTCCTGGCCGCGATGCCGGACGGGGCGCTGCTTGTCAACGCCGCCCGGGGTCCGGTGGCGCACACCGAGGCGCTCGTCGCCGAGCTGGGCACCGGTCGGATCTCGGCGGCGTTGGACGTCACCGACCCGGAGCCGCTGCCCGCCGACTCCCCGCTCTGGACCATGCCGAACGTGCTGCTCACCCCGCACGTGGGCGGGTCGGTGCGCGGGTTGTTGCCACGGGCCTACCGGCTGGTGGGCGATCAGGTACGCCGCTTCGCCGCCGGGCAAACGCTGATCAACAGGGTGGTCGACGGCTACTGA
- a CDS encoding LacI family DNA-binding transcriptional regulator, which translates to MKRPTIADVAQRAGVSKGAVSYALNGQPGVSEATRQRILAIATEIGFSRSSAARALSAATAGAIGLALCRPARTLGVEPFFMALISGVESELSARSYALTLQVVADHDAEIAVYRRWWGERRVDGVLVCDLRTDDSRIPALEQLQLPAVVIGGPGGTGELASLWSDDAAALTETVEYLVALGHRRIARVAGLPDLRHTEIRTDAFAAVRQRLGLVDAVTVWSDYTGEEGGRATRRLLSSADRPTAVIYDNDVMAIAGLSVAQEMGLTVPGDLSIVAWDDSPLCRLVHPPLTALGRDIPAYGAHAARQLLAVVTGQPAGRVQDETAHLTPRGSTAPPRNR; encoded by the coding sequence GTGAAGCGGCCGACAATCGCCGACGTCGCCCAACGCGCCGGGGTGTCCAAGGGCGCCGTGTCCTACGCGTTGAACGGGCAGCCCGGCGTCTCCGAGGCCACCCGGCAGCGCATCCTGGCCATCGCCACGGAGATCGGGTTCAGCCGGAGCAGCGCCGCCCGCGCCCTCTCGGCCGCCACCGCCGGGGCGATCGGCCTGGCCCTGTGCCGACCGGCCCGGACACTCGGCGTCGAGCCGTTCTTCATGGCGCTGATCAGCGGCGTCGAGTCCGAGCTGTCCGCCCGCTCCTACGCGCTGACTCTCCAGGTGGTGGCCGACCACGACGCCGAGATCGCCGTCTACCGGCGCTGGTGGGGCGAACGACGGGTGGACGGGGTGCTCGTCTGCGACCTGCGCACCGACGACAGTCGCATCCCCGCACTCGAGCAACTGCAACTGCCGGCGGTGGTGATCGGCGGCCCCGGTGGCACCGGTGAGCTGGCGAGTCTCTGGTCCGACGACGCCGCCGCGCTGACCGAGACGGTGGAGTACCTGGTCGCGCTCGGGCACCGACGGATCGCCCGGGTCGCCGGTCTGCCCGACCTGCGGCACACCGAGATCCGCACCGACGCCTTCGCCGCCGTCCGCCAGCGGCTCGGTCTGGTCGACGCGGTCACCGTCTGGTCCGACTACACAGGCGAGGAGGGCGGTCGGGCCACCCGCCGGTTGCTCAGCTCGGCCGACCGACCCACAGCGGTCATCTACGACAACGACGTGATGGCCATCGCCGGGCTCTCCGTCGCCCAGGAGATGGGCCTGACCGTGCCCGGCGATCTGTCCATCGTGGCCTGGGACGACTCGCCGCTGTGCCGCCTGGTGCACCCGCCGCTGACCGCGCTGGGCCGGGACATCCCGGCGTACGGCGCGCACGCCGCCCGGCAACTGCTCGCCGTCGTCACCGGGCAGCCGGCCGGCCGGGTGCAGGACGAGACGGCCCACCTCACACCGCGCGGCAGCACGGCACCGCCCCGCAACAGATGA
- a CDS encoding glycoside hydrolase family 2 protein, giving the protein MRRQALYDGWTVRAAPGAQVPEEVAGRSVPATVPGCVHTDLLDAGLIPDPYLDDNERALAWIGRTDWVYQTTFVHRAGDDERVDLVCAGLDTVATLTVNGVEVGRTANMHRGYRFDVRPLLRDGNNDLVVTFDSAYRYAEAQQERLGDRPNAYPEPFHFIRKMACNFGWDWGPTLVTAGIWQEIGLHAWSTARLATVRPLVTMDGRDGRVEVHVEVERVADVPLTVRAAVAGVRAEVVVPAGQRTAVLTLTVREPALWWPRGYGDQTRHPIEVTLHAPDGDALDSWSHRIGFRSVRLDTTPDEHGTPFSLSVNDIPVFVRGVNWIPDDAFPTRITRARLAERFDQAIAANVNLLRVWGGGRYESADFYDLADERGLLVQQDFLFACAAYPEEEPFGTEVAAEAAEQVTRLAPYPSLVLWTGNNENIWGWHDWDWQQALAGRTWGRGYYLDVLPRIVGELDPTRPYWPGSPWSGSEAIHPNDPAHGTTHIWDVWNTDDYTKYREYVPRFVAEFGYQAPPAYATLRRALSDEPLAHDSPGMAHHQKAAGGDAKLQRGLDAHLPAPVDFDDWHYLTQLNQARAIQLGVEHFRSHRNVCAGTIVWQLNDCWPVTSWSAVDGDGRRKPLWYALRHAYADRLLTVQPRDGGLALVAVNETAEVWAAPAAVTRVTLSGEPRAKISVELDVPAYSSVVLALPADLARPEDARRELLVAEAGGTAERALWFFAEDRDVDWPSAAWDATVEPFDGGQRVRVTARTVLRDLTLFPDRLDASATVNKALVTLLHGESATFTVHADGLLDPAALVARPVLRCVNDLA; this is encoded by the coding sequence TTGCGCCGACAGGCACTCTACGACGGTTGGACAGTGCGAGCGGCCCCCGGAGCGCAGGTGCCCGAGGAGGTCGCCGGCCGGTCCGTGCCGGCGACAGTGCCCGGCTGCGTGCACACCGATCTGCTCGACGCCGGGCTGATCCCCGATCCCTACCTCGACGACAACGAGCGGGCGCTGGCCTGGATCGGGCGCACCGACTGGGTCTACCAGACCACATTCGTCCATCGCGCGGGCGACGACGAGCGCGTCGACCTGGTCTGCGCCGGCCTGGACACCGTCGCCACGCTCACAGTCAACGGCGTCGAGGTCGGTCGCACCGCGAACATGCACCGCGGCTACCGGTTCGACGTCCGACCGCTGCTGCGCGACGGAAACAACGACCTGGTCGTCACGTTCGACTCCGCGTACCGCTACGCCGAGGCCCAGCAGGAGCGGCTCGGCGACCGGCCCAACGCCTACCCGGAGCCGTTCCACTTCATCCGCAAGATGGCCTGCAACTTCGGCTGGGACTGGGGGCCGACACTGGTCACCGCCGGCATCTGGCAGGAGATCGGCCTGCACGCCTGGTCGACCGCCCGGCTGGCCACCGTCCGTCCACTCGTCACCATGGACGGTCGCGACGGCCGGGTCGAGGTGCACGTCGAGGTCGAGCGGGTCGCGGACGTCCCGCTGACCGTCCGCGCCGCCGTGGCCGGCGTCCGCGCCGAGGTGGTCGTCCCGGCCGGCCAGCGCACGGCCGTGCTGACCCTCACCGTCCGCGAGCCCGCACTGTGGTGGCCCCGGGGGTACGGCGACCAGACGCGCCACCCGATCGAGGTGACTCTGCACGCCCCGGACGGCGACGCCCTGGACAGCTGGTCGCATCGGATCGGCTTCCGCTCGGTCCGACTGGACACCACACCCGACGAGCACGGCACCCCGTTCTCGTTGTCGGTCAACGACATCCCGGTCTTCGTCCGCGGGGTCAACTGGATCCCGGACGACGCGTTCCCCACCCGGATCACCCGGGCCCGGCTGGCCGAGCGGTTCGACCAGGCGATCGCCGCCAACGTCAACCTGCTGCGGGTCTGGGGCGGCGGTCGGTACGAGTCCGCGGACTTCTACGACCTCGCCGACGAGCGCGGACTCCTCGTCCAGCAGGACTTCCTCTTCGCCTGCGCCGCGTACCCGGAGGAGGAGCCGTTCGGCACCGAGGTGGCCGCCGAAGCCGCCGAGCAGGTGACCCGGCTCGCCCCGTACCCGTCGCTGGTGCTCTGGACCGGCAACAACGAGAACATCTGGGGCTGGCACGACTGGGACTGGCAGCAGGCCCTCGCCGGGCGCACCTGGGGGCGCGGCTACTACCTCGACGTGCTGCCCCGGATCGTCGGCGAGCTGGACCCGACCCGCCCGTACTGGCCGGGCAGCCCCTGGTCGGGCAGCGAGGCGATCCACCCCAACGACCCGGCGCACGGCACCACCCACATCTGGGACGTGTGGAACACCGACGACTACACCAAATACCGGGAGTACGTCCCGCGCTTCGTCGCCGAGTTCGGCTACCAGGCCCCACCGGCGTACGCCACGCTGCGCCGCGCGTTGAGCGACGAACCCCTCGCGCACGACTCGCCAGGCATGGCGCACCACCAGAAGGCGGCCGGCGGTGACGCCAAGCTCCAGCGCGGCCTCGACGCGCACCTGCCCGCCCCGGTGGACTTCGACGACTGGCACTACCTGACGCAGCTCAACCAGGCCCGCGCGATCCAGCTCGGGGTGGAGCACTTCCGCTCCCACCGGAACGTCTGCGCGGGCACCATCGTGTGGCAGCTCAACGACTGCTGGCCGGTGACCTCCTGGTCGGCCGTCGACGGCGACGGCCGCCGCAAACCCCTGTGGTACGCGCTGCGCCACGCGTACGCCGACCGGCTCCTCACCGTGCAGCCCCGCGACGGCGGCCTGGCCCTGGTCGCGGTCAACGAGACCGCTGAGGTGTGGGCCGCGCCGGCCGCGGTGACCCGGGTGACCCTCAGCGGCGAACCTCGGGCGAAGATCTCCGTCGAACTCGACGTCCCGGCCTACTCCTCGGTGGTGCTGGCGCTGCCGGCGGACCTGGCGCGGCCGGAGGACGCCAGGCGGGAGCTGCTGGTCGCGGAGGCCGGTGGCACCGCCGAGCGCGCACTGTGGTTCTTCGCCGAGGACCGGGACGTGGACTGGCCTTCGGCGGCCTGGGACGCGACGGTCGAGCCGTTCGACGGCGGGCAGCGGGTCCGGGTCACGGCCCGAACGGTGCTGCGCGACCTGACGCTCTTCCCGGACCGGCTGGATGCGTCGGCCACTGTGAACAAAGCCCTGGTCACTCTGCTGCACGGCGAGTCGGCGACCTTCACCGTGCACGCGGACGGGTTGCTGGACCCGGCGGCCCTCGTCGCCCGCCCGGTGCTGCGCTGCGTCAACGACCTCGCCTGA
- a CDS encoding GGDEF domain-containing phosphodiesterase, which yields MLLAYPFRVLVPRRAAPEAATSMAVALLLLAAAADLVPTSVVIALAAGAGATLAGLRLSRLASRRDTDPTPRAAGVLLDAAVVAAGLTAVVLPLTDLGHTLAVLIGSLVVSALATAGLYLLPGRSRPAASVRLRWLVESTGPAVGLAVPGWLLLPTDGLPVPVRLGAALTLGGLGMAALNAFAGPRRRSGAAVCRGGVLLTLGGLVLLATLPSAPAGRVALLAVPPLVFGMLLVAVGAADAADDAEPAEPAEPVAAAWPRTVLPAAVLLLASGLHLGAGRAPDRTSVLLALAAVPPLVLRELLRAGEAPTSGRRAAHRRPAGRSLRHRRATPARWPGTPEPRPERGPGAPEGTATAMGAGSTWSPDHSSAWWGPNRRPSPTSGTPGDRAALLDALAAIGDVPVPAGALLLVDLHGTEGIGPTAREDVLAEAVHRARAVIAADDLVTGCTGTGFAVVTAAGPVLAYALGTRLLSALSPPYRLAGAMLRMQTSIGLAEVSGAGPADVLRQAELARRRAVQLGRDRVEWYDAFLEEQLVRRLDLERELPGAVARGELDLVYQPVVDLVDGQPVGAEALLRWRSPVLGTVLPAELLPVAEDLDLVGELEWWVLDRACRQLSDWSVGVRELWMAVNVTTRELTTPDFVQRLAAVLAAYGVPPERLVVEVSEPRVAGDLPTVVARLAGLRSLGVRTALDDFRAEHASLAQLRRLPIDLLKVGPELVGARPDGQPPLIDVVVNVGERLGVELVAEELESSIQVEGARRGGCRYGQGFALARPATAERVEAYFEEFPSASR from the coding sequence GTGCTCCTCGCGTACCCGTTCCGCGTCCTCGTCCCCCGCCGTGCGGCACCGGAGGCCGCCACGTCCATGGCGGTGGCGCTGCTCCTCCTCGCCGCCGCCGCCGACCTGGTCCCGACCTCGGTGGTGATCGCGCTGGCCGCCGGTGCCGGCGCCACGCTCGCCGGGCTGCGACTTTCCCGGCTGGCCTCCCGGCGCGACACCGACCCGACCCCGCGTGCGGCGGGTGTGCTGCTCGACGCGGCGGTGGTGGCGGCAGGTCTCACCGCCGTCGTGCTGCCCCTGACCGACCTCGGGCACACCCTCGCCGTGCTGATCGGGTCGCTGGTCGTGTCGGCTCTCGCGACGGCCGGTCTGTACCTGCTCCCCGGTCGCTCCCGGCCGGCGGCCTCGGTCCGGCTGCGCTGGCTGGTCGAGTCGACAGGCCCGGCCGTCGGTCTGGCCGTCCCCGGCTGGCTGCTGCTGCCCACCGACGGCCTGCCGGTCCCGGTTCGACTGGGCGCCGCGTTGACGCTCGGCGGGTTGGGGATGGCCGCGCTGAACGCGTTCGCGGGGCCGCGGCGGCGCTCGGGTGCGGCGGTCTGCCGGGGCGGTGTCCTGCTTACCCTGGGAGGGCTGGTGCTGCTGGCCACGTTGCCGTCCGCACCGGCCGGCCGGGTGGCCCTGCTGGCCGTACCCCCGTTGGTGTTCGGGATGTTGCTCGTCGCGGTCGGCGCGGCGGATGCGGCGGACGACGCGGAGCCGGCAGAGCCGGCGGAGCCGGTCGCCGCGGCCTGGCCCCGGACGGTGCTCCCCGCGGCGGTGCTGCTGCTGGCGTCGGGTCTGCACCTGGGCGCCGGCCGCGCACCGGACCGGACGAGCGTGCTGTTGGCCCTGGCGGCGGTGCCGCCCCTGGTGCTGCGTGAGCTGCTGCGCGCGGGTGAGGCGCCCACGTCCGGTCGGCGGGCCGCTCATCGTCGGCCGGCGGGCCGGTCGCTGCGGCACCGCCGTGCCACCCCGGCACGCTGGCCGGGCACCCCCGAACCACGGCCCGAGCGAGGACCCGGCGCCCCGGAGGGCACGGCCACCGCGATGGGTGCCGGCTCGACCTGGTCGCCTGATCACAGTTCCGCCTGGTGGGGGCCCAACCGGCGACCCTCGCCGACCAGCGGCACCCCCGGCGACCGGGCTGCCCTGCTGGACGCCCTGGCCGCGATCGGCGACGTCCCGGTGCCGGCCGGCGCGCTGCTGCTGGTGGACCTGCACGGCACGGAGGGGATCGGCCCGACGGCCCGGGAGGACGTGCTGGCCGAGGCGGTGCACCGGGCTCGCGCGGTCATCGCCGCCGACGATCTGGTCACCGGGTGCACGGGTACCGGCTTCGCGGTGGTCACCGCCGCCGGCCCGGTGCTGGCGTACGCGCTGGGCACCCGGCTGTTGAGCGCGCTCAGCCCGCCCTACCGGCTGGCCGGGGCGATGCTGCGCATGCAGACGAGCATCGGCTTGGCCGAGGTGAGCGGCGCCGGCCCGGCGGACGTGCTCCGGCAGGCCGAGCTGGCCCGCCGACGGGCCGTGCAGCTGGGCCGGGACCGGGTGGAGTGGTACGACGCGTTCCTGGAGGAACAGCTGGTGCGCCGGCTCGACCTGGAGCGCGAGCTGCCCGGTGCGGTGGCGCGCGGCGAGCTGGACCTCGTCTACCAGCCGGTGGTCGATCTGGTCGACGGGCAACCGGTGGGCGCGGAGGCACTGCTGCGGTGGCGCAGCCCGGTGCTCGGCACGGTGCTCCCGGCCGAGCTGTTGCCGGTCGCCGAGGACCTGGACCTGGTCGGTGAGTTGGAGTGGTGGGTGCTGGACCGAGCCTGCCGGCAGTTGTCCGACTGGTCGGTGGGCGTACGGGAGCTGTGGATGGCGGTCAACGTCACGACCCGGGAGCTGACCACCCCCGACTTCGTCCAGCGGCTCGCAGCCGTGCTGGCCGCGTACGGGGTGCCGCCGGAGCGACTGGTGGTGGAGGTGAGCGAGCCGAGGGTCGCCGGTGACCTGCCGACAGTTGTGGCTCGGTTGGCCGGGCTCCGGTCGCTGGGCGTACGCACCGCGTTGGACGACTTCCGGGCCGAGCACGCCTCACTTGCCCAGCTGCGCCGACTGCCGATCGACCTGCTCAAGGTGGGCCCGGAGTTGGTGGGCGCACGGCCGGACGGGCAGCCACCGCTGATCGACGTGGTGGTCAACGTGGGCGAGCGGCTGGGCGTCGAGCTCGTCGCCGAGGAGTTGGAGTCGTCGATCCAGGTCGAGGGGGCGCGCCGGGGCGGTTGTCGGTACGGGCAGGGGTTCGCGCTGGCCCGCCCGGCGACGGCCGAGCGGGTCGAGGCGTACTTCGAGGAGTTTCCCTCAGCGTCGCGCTGA
- a CDS encoding ArsR/SmtB family transcription factor — MSVPLYQAKAELFRTLGHPVRIRVLELLQDGPKPVRDLLAVIEVEASNLSQQLAVLRRAGMVTSHRDGPLVMYALSTPDVADLLAAGRRILGAVLTDRDGLLGELRATGADR; from the coding sequence ATGTCGGTCCCCCTGTACCAGGCGAAGGCGGAACTCTTCCGCACCCTCGGCCACCCGGTGCGCATCCGGGTCCTCGAACTGCTCCAGGACGGCCCGAAGCCGGTCCGGGATCTGCTCGCCGTCATCGAGGTCGAGGCCTCCAACCTCTCCCAGCAACTCGCCGTGCTGCGCCGCGCCGGAATGGTCACCTCACACCGCGACGGTCCCCTCGTCATGTACGCGCTCAGCACCCCGGACGTGGCCGACCTGCTGGCCGCCGGGCGCCGGATCCTCGGCGCGGTCCTCACCGACCGGGACGGCCTCCTCGGGGAGTTGCGCGCCACCGGCGCGGACAGGTGA
- a CDS encoding PH domain-containing protein yields the protein MSKPDTVRFRYNQAILVAAIIAFVGALPLANARDYLLPVLLVPLAVAVWAWRAGTDADARELRVRALAGQRRIGWEQVLELTTDQRGRAVARLDDGRQVTLPAVRGADLPRLVAATGQPLPGAAADAPPQ from the coding sequence GTGAGTAAGCCCGACACGGTCCGCTTCCGGTACAACCAAGCCATCCTGGTGGCCGCGATCATCGCCTTCGTGGGCGCCCTGCCGCTGGCCAACGCCCGGGACTACCTGCTGCCGGTGCTGCTCGTCCCGCTCGCCGTCGCGGTGTGGGCCTGGCGGGCCGGCACCGACGCCGACGCACGGGAGCTGCGCGTGCGGGCGTTGGCCGGGCAGCGTCGGATCGGCTGGGAGCAGGTCCTCGAGCTGACCACCGACCAGCGCGGGCGCGCGGTCGCCCGGCTCGACGACGGCCGCCAGGTCACGCTGCCGGCCGTCCGTGGGGCAGATCTGCCGCGGCTGGTCGCGGCAACCGGCCAGCCGCTGCCGGGCGCTGCGGCGGACGCGCCCCCTCAGTAG
- a CDS encoding copper homeostasis protein CutC: MNTFEICIDSVEGAVAAEEAGADRVELCSALFDGGLTPSLGTIETTVGAVSRIRVHVIVRPRAGDFIYSPFEVEAMERDVRAAVAAGAHGIVIGALTAEGDVDVPTTRRLIAAAGDASITFHRAFDMTRDPHAALEQLIELGVQRVLTSGQEVSVLEGAPLIADLVRRAAGRIIIMPGGGITPRNIARIVEATGADEYHFAALVSSDSPAVHRNPAPLMGGSLNRPEYERSGTSGALVGQVLAAARA; this comes from the coding sequence ATGAACACATTCGAGATCTGCATCGACAGCGTCGAAGGGGCGGTCGCCGCCGAGGAGGCCGGCGCCGACCGGGTGGAGTTGTGCTCCGCGCTCTTCGACGGCGGGCTGACCCCCAGCCTGGGCACCATCGAGACGACAGTGGGCGCGGTCAGCCGGATCCGGGTACACGTGATCGTCCGTCCCCGGGCCGGCGACTTCATCTACTCGCCGTTCGAGGTCGAGGCGATGGAGCGGGACGTCCGGGCCGCGGTGGCGGCCGGCGCGCACGGCATCGTGATCGGCGCGCTGACCGCCGAGGGCGACGTCGACGTGCCGACCACCCGCCGGTTGATCGCCGCCGCAGGCGACGCCAGCATCACCTTCCACCGGGCGTTCGACATGACCCGCGACCCGCACGCGGCGCTGGAGCAGCTGATCGAGCTGGGCGTGCAGCGGGTGCTCACCTCGGGTCAGGAGGTCAGTGTGCTGGAGGGCGCTCCGCTCATCGCCGACCTGGTGCGCCGGGCCGCCGGCCGGATCATCATCATGCCGGGCGGTGGCATCACCCCGCGCAACATCGCCCGGATCGTCGAGGCGACCGGCGCCGACGAGTACCACTTCGCGGCCCTGGTCAGCTCGGACAGCCCGGCCGTGCACCGCAACCCGGCGCCGCTCATGGGCGGCAGCCTGAACCGACCCGAGTACGAGCGCTCGGGCACCTCGGGCGCCCTGGTCGGCCAGGTGCTCGCCGCCGCCCGCGCCTGA